Genomic segment of Pygocentrus nattereri isolate fPygNat1 chromosome 26, fPygNat1.pri, whole genome shotgun sequence:
aatccaaaaaacaaaaaagtgagtAATTAGCAAATATGCCACTGTTGAAACCATAAGTTGTCAAAACAGACCAATGTTACTGGTCAATCAGCTGGGTCTTATAGCCTAGACAGTTTCATGCATTATTATCcttataaatacaaaataaatataggATCACCATATTTTGTATACACTAATCCACAACATGAGTAAGACTTGCATTATTCACTGAATACGCAGTTATTACGCAGATTCACATCTAGTTCAGCTTCTTAATCATGGAGCATTTCATCAAAATTTCAAGGATGCCATGAATAAAAGGGGATTTTGTTGCATTTCATCATTTTCAGCAGGAACTTATGTGACAATAGCAAGAAATAGCATGGATCAAGCAGGATACTGGTAAGGTCAGAAAGTGACCCCCCAAGCATGTACTTCtatatatcgtcgctgtccaatggaaaccatgcatctccatttctgttgatttaCATTAccgtcctttacattgtgtaaaaatttcatgatgaatggaccaacagaaatgctttaaaatcattttgaacaaaatctctttacaatgacttacactgaaagggaagcgtgtttttgccttctcctgtaaagttactatttgagagatacttgtttttcactgGACAGCGATGATACATACAAGCTTCTGGATCTTGCCCAAGACTTATGCCTctgttaaaactttaaaacaacaGCATGATGTGCCTTTATTGGCCTTTATAAATGCATGAATTCTCCATGGAATGGATTCTGCAATACTCTAGATCCATTCTGCAACAATGCTGATTCATAAGGAAATGTGTTGCACAGTTGTTGCAGACTGGACAGCTGCACAGTTTTCCACCTCATTCCAAAGATGCTTGATAGGATTGATATTCAGGGAATGTTCAGGACTCTGAAGCAGTAAAGACTCACTGTCATACTACTGGAACCATTCAGTTATGATGCATGCCTTGTGTACTTATCATACTGCAAGTTCCACAGGTTCTTGTTAGTGTACATTTTGATCACATGGACTGCAAATGCAActtataaacaaacaagaaactAGACAAAGAAAGAACTCTGCTATGATGATACAGTTGATTAAAAGACACTATAGGTCATGTGTCACCTCCAGTGGTTTGAATGATAAGTTCACAAAGTGCCATCCACTTATGATCAAAGCATccaaaatgtatgttaatgcaaggtgtaaacacgGTTAAAGTGGTGCATTGTTCTGCACACCAGTGTTGAATTATGTAGTCTGAATGGTTGTAGTCTACCTATTTGCTTTCATAATTCTACTTTGACCTCTCTCATTTTCGTCCACAGAACCACCAATCACCATTCACACACAATTTTCACACCACGCTCAGTAAACCTCTGAAACAGATGTCTGTGATAACCCCAGAATGACCGCCCTTCAGTTCATACTAGCCAGGACTAGCACCACTCATTAAGCTGTGCTCAATGTCACCTCCATTTTAACACAACTGAAAACTGATACTATGAATGCTGCATTTATATCAGACACTGCAGTCCTATGGACGTACACAAGGTGTAATTTGTGTGAAGGTGTATAGGGTACCTATTAAACTGGCAACTCAACATAATGTTTGTTGTAACAATCCAGAACACCTGTAACTGCTTACATCCTCTGTTGTATAAGCAGCATTTACCTTGTCCCATGCCCACCCTCCAGCCGGCCCATACTGACCTGCGAGAGGCCCATGCAGCGGGAAGCCTGGTGCTCCAGCAGAGCGGCACTCCCAGAAATAGGGAGTCGTCCCTGGCTTGCCCAGGAGCAGCTCAGGCTGCAAACCAAGAGCAGGAGGGCCTGGCTGGGGGAGAACTGGAGGCCCAGAAAGCCCCCGAAATGACCCCTCTGTCTCAGGAAAGGTAACCAGGAGCCGGCGACTGGTACATAGGTCTACACCATCATAAACCACCCCaacaaaagagagaggagtTGAGGAGTTGAGacaaaggagagacagagaggccaTGGAGGGGGATTTACAGTCAGTAGAGTCAGAATGATGATTAACTTCACATCAGTTTATGTGCTGAATGATGCACCCTTTATAATTCACACAGTCTGAGCAATATCAGCACAGGTGAATGAATCTTTTTCCTTCATTACTTGCCAAGCCTGCAGACTTATTGTTGGAGTTTAAGTTACTGAAGTGATGATTTCTGTACTGATGTAAAGTTAATGATTCAATTCTGATGTTTTCCTACTTTTACCATTCCTCATTCGTCAAATAAATCCCTAAAATTAATCtttgtgaaaaaatgtataaaatgatgaaaataaccACACCGATACACATTGCCTACAACAGTACTTTCAACTAAGTGTTGTATAATTTGTGTGAAGGTGTGGGGTGCACATAATAATCAACTGGCAACTTAAAATAATATGTTTATTGTAACCAAGACTTGAATAAAAGTCTGTTGGGTGACTAAATGTACTTCTGGCTCTAACTTTTTCCCACAactaaaaattaaacatatcaAGCACCAAATATATAGGAAATTATTTTATCCCAACAGATTTTCTTAACCATGTAAAATATTTAACCACATTATCACAAGAACCAGAAGTCCAACTTCTTCTCTAATATCCTCTCAGCATACCCCAACAACAGGCTGCCGGTTTCAATGGCAATAATTGTTTGAAAAAAGGTCCATTGAATTTTAAAAGAATTACAATAGATTTCTGCACATGCATTCACGGAAGTTGCTgagaaaacatttgtttagcCAGCATGAGATGGAAATGATGGAAAGCAACAGACAGAAATATATCGCCATGCTAACGTGAATAGCAATATAGGAGGGGACCAGCTTCACAAAGGACAAAACTGGTAGGGCTGCAACTATGATTCTTTCATCACACTATGGCAAATCGACCAAATGACCAATGACATATTCTGACTTTAAGAGAAGAAATATTAGGGAAAGGGATTAGCGTTTCTGCACctatgtttcagtttttttatttataagaaagATTAACCGTGCTTTCAAACAGAACATTGCAGCCTTACTTGAATGTGCACCTTGACTTTATACAGCACAAGTCAACTGCAGTGGTATATGTGGATACATGCAGTGTAGTAGCCAGCAGACCGCTCAGTCAGCTTTTATCAGGGGTTCCTGAATATTCATCAAGAATATATATCAATATTCTACAGAAGGCTTTTCACATGCTTATCATGTTTTCATAATCCCACTGGAAAACTGACTGGAGTCTTTTGTGGAGTCTTTTACTGCAATAGCAAACCAAGCATTCTAAATCCAAACCAAAATGATCACATTCCACTGTGCTAGAATATGTATCAGATATTCAAGCTAAGCCAGAACAGTCATCAGCCTCAAGTGCAAGTAGCTTGATATACACAGGAAATCAAATGCTGCTTCACAGATTTTCTCTAAATCTGATACAATACTGTGATGTCATGATATTTTCATCAAATCAAAAGATTTGATATATCAAAAATACCACTCAAAGTGTGACCTTCacttctgtttataacaatgtttCCATCATTCTATAGAATTTATAGTGTAAAGTGCCCTAAGTGTAATTAAACCTTTTAATAAGTTAATGCAGAGTCTAAATTTCCAAGTCCTAGAAACATGACTTATACATTCAttaattttatgaaaaaaaagaatgatggAAATCAGCTTTGGTGAAAAATTAGCGCAATATGCATGTATGAATGTTTGTGAAGTGTTTGCGCAAGCAGATGCAGTATTTAGCAGCAGGGTGAGAAGAGCGAAGTGAAGCGACGCGAGCAACAATGGGACGCTGTGGGGAGAGGCTTGCTGCATTCCACTGCGCACTGGCGTCCTGAGTGGTAGGGGGCGCCGTTGTGTGTCTGCGGCCCGTTGGCACGCGGCTCGAGGAACTGGAGAGCTGTGGAGGGAGGGAGCATGGACGAGCCGTGGTGCGTTTTTACATGTACCTTTAGGTAGGACGCAGTGGAAAAACCTGAAACCATTGGAGgagcaaaaaagcaaaacaaaagaaagagaagaaaaaaaaatggaacaagCACAGATTTGGTTTTTACATCAAGAGGAGAATCTGTTATTCTCTTGGAGATTATGATAAGGACCTTCACTCTCTACTTTTCACTATTAATGAATCCACTTACACTGGCTTCAAGTATGATAATCACCAAAGGAATCAGCAATCCTCAACTGTGGTCTTAAAGAAAAATCGTCCATAAAAGGTCCTAGACCGTGAAAGCCATCACTCAATTCTAAAAGAGTTGTTTTACTTGTTAACTAAAGTAGTCTAGTGAATCAAATTTCATCAAATACCTTCAGCTTAACGTTGTCATTACGGTAGACAAGTCATCTTTCTGGCACACATGCAAGATTTCTCTCACAAGTGCCCTAAAATCATTTTTCGTTTTTCTTTGTCAATTACACAGATGCAAACGGCTATTTGTAAGAAACACCTAAGAAAACGCAGTTAGTTGTGTGTATAAGGTTTACCTTTATTGCATATGTGCAGTACGTTGTGAGGTCCTCGCTGGTTTTTTCAAATGGTCTGTCAATAGGCAGCCCCGTAAGAACTTTCCACACACTGGCATGGTATTTTATCCCTCATGGCAGGCCAGGTGTGACCGCAGACGATCCCGTGGTTGCAAATGATGCATACAAATcgtgaaaataatataaaacagtcCATGAATATgttgaaaatgtttaatttaacagcattttcattttacaaaACTCCAATGAGCAATGTCCAGGTTCTCTCACCTGACATTTATGAGTTCCTTTCTGTGGTGTGTACCTGTTTTATATGTCCATTTTAGATGATCTGGCCTACAAGAACAAACACATTAAACTGGTTTGTGCAAGAGATGCACTTCAAAAGAGAAATTATTACAAAAGTGATGCTTCAATTTAGAGTTGTATAATTAGGTAACTAAAACATCACTATCTCTTCATAATACACAATATGCTTACATGATCGTTTTTCTAAGGTTTGATATGTTCTAACAGTGttcagatatttaaaaaaaaaaaactgaaaaccctATGAATGCAGTGACTTTTCAATGCttcacatactgcactaaaCCAATTAAACCGGACttattatgctctctttgtaatgaaaaatcCAGTTGCCCCAATGTTATAAGTAAACTAATAATAAGTATTAAATACAGTAATCAGCTACTGCGTATTGCCACAATATGCTCAGGAAAGCCTACTGTGATGTCATGTTATGCAATTTATCACTATCTATCATCATATTGCCTGCCTCTACTTCCATTTGCACATCTTATAAAGGAATCATCATGGACTTTTCTGAACATACTGTGGACATCATCCATTCCTAAAGCTCCAACTGCACATTTCATTACATAAACAGCATAATTAGTGCTGGCactactgttttcttttttgtctgttccaacttctcGACGTCAAGAACTAATTATTGCGATACCTTAAAATATCTTGGAAGTATCGGGATACTATAGCTATTTTGACCAAATTACCCAGCCCTATCTGACAGCTTCACAGACAGTAAAGTTACACTTCTGGAGTATAAAGACTGATTCGACCATCAGAGATTTGATGTTGAAGTCCTAGCAGCTCTTGTGAATGTGCGTTTCTAAGCCCCAATAAAATGCTCTATTGTCTGACGCTTCTTCCAGCCTTAATCTAACAACCCAGCCAAGCAACGTTGGTAAATGAGACTCACCTCGAGAAGCCTTTCCCGCAGCTCTGACACACGTACGGTTTGCCCACCGAGCCGTCATGAGAGCGGACGTGGTAAGACATCCTGTCCTTTCGCTTGAAGCGCAGGCCACACACGGGGCAGGCGTACGGCTTTTCTCCGGAGTGCGACAGCTTGTGTCGGTTCAGATGGTACACGTCTCTGAAGACCTTCCCGCAGAGCTCGCAGCCCACATGCCTCCGCGTCCTCTCTCGCTTGCGGTGGCCGTCGGCGGCGCTATGTGGGGGCAGCCCGTTTTCGTGCGGCCCCGCCTGGCCCTGGACCTGCGGGATGACCACCGCCTGGGCCATGTCCGCAGGGATCAGCTCTCTTCCTCCGCTGCCACCGAAAGCTCCATGCTCCGCCTCGTGAGTCCTCAGCTGCGCGGCGTCTGTAAACATCTTCCCGCAGACGGCGCATGCTAGCAGGCCTTCGCTGTCGTTAGCAGGACCGTgctggctgctgctgttgtagGAAGAGACCACGGCTCCCCCAGCTCCACCTTCTTTCTTCGGTCTTCCCCTGCCTCGTTTGGAGCCCGGAGAACCCTCGCCGTTTACGGGATTTCCTGTGAGGTGTGACGGGGACACAGACAACCTGTTAGTCGGTATGGCCGCGAGGGATCCGTCGCTAGTCGGCGCCGGACCACCATCGTCCCGGTCAACAGCACACTGCGGCGGCCCATGACCAGTGAACACGGCGCCGTTGGCGACGTCCAAATGCGGTGGGCTTGACAGGTCGCTGGCAGCGGCGCGGGGAAAACTGTgctcccctcctcctccccgCGAAGGAGGGACGAGGATCTGCACGTTGGACTGCTTGATCACCTCCTGGCAGATCTCGATGACCGAACGCATGAGCAGGAACTTGGCGGCCGTCATGAGCTCCGGGAAACACTCGAGGCGCACCACGATCCGCGAGGTGTACGCGAAGTCCAGGATGTCGCGGAAAACTTTGGGGCTTATGGTGTGCATCTCCAGCTCCTTGCCCTCGCCGTCGCCCTCCGCCGGACAGCTAAACACCGACTCGAAGTACTCGC
This window contains:
- the patz1 gene encoding LOW QUALITY PROTEIN: POZ-, AT hook-, and zinc finger-containing protein 1 (The sequence of the model RefSeq protein was modified relative to this genomic sequence to represent the inferred CDS: inserted 2 bases in 1 codon; deleted 2 bases in 2 codons; substituted 1 base at 1 genomic stop codon), with translation MERTEQPWNSSYTYQVSKHSAEMLHNLNSQRKDGGRFCDVILRVGEESFPAHKAVLAACSEYFESVFSCPAEGDGEGKELEMHTISPKVFRDILDFAYTSRIVVRLECFPELMTAAKFLLMRSVIEICQEVIKQSNVQILVPPSRGGGGEHSFPRAAASDLSSPPHLDVANGAVFTGHGPPQCAVDRDDGGPAPTSDGSLAAIPTNRLSVSPSHLTGNPVNGEGSPGSKRGRGRPKKEGGAGGAVVSSYNSSSQHGPANDSEGLLACAVCGKMFTDAAQLRTHEAEHGAFGGSGGRELIPADMAQAVVIPQVQGQAGPHENGLPPHSAADGHRKRERTRRHVGCELCGKVFRDVYHLNRHKLSHSGEKPYACPVCGLRFKRKDRMSYHVRSHDGSVGKPYVCQSCGKGFSRPDHLNGHIKQVHTTERTHKCQVREPGHCSLEFCTRDRLRSHLACHEGXNTMPVCGKFLRGCLLTDHLKKPAXGPHNVLHICNKGFSTASYLKVHVKTHHGSSMLPPSTALQFLEPRANGPQTHNGAPYHSGRQCAVEYLCTSRRLLVTFPETEGSFRGLSGPPVLPQPGPPALGLQPELLLGKPGTTPYFWECRSAGAPGFPLHGPLADGQENAGKCPHQDSDGSDTAFGDLSNGTELKPEHKAEGEELEVTSLVFNGEADGPAAVPCGSKQKSDPEKKFACGECGQTFRTKSYLNKHHQRVHKKHSGTGSSLGDLGSPFSPQQNMSLLESFGFQIVQSAFASSLVDSEVASSAMGLGDK